Genomic segment of Actinomycetes bacterium:
GTGTGGCACATCCCCGCGCTCGTGTCCATCTTCGGCGACGACTCGGTGCTGCAGTTCGGCGGCGGGACGCTCGGCCACCCCTGGGGGAACGCCGCCGGCGCGACGGCGAACCGGGTCGCGCTCGAGGCGTGCGTCATGGCGCGCAACGAGGGCCGGGACTTGGAGAAGGAGTCGCGCGAGATCCTCACGTCGGCGGCCCGGCACAGCCCGGAGCTCGCCATCGCCATGGAGACCTGGAAGGAAGTCAGGTTCGAGTACGACGTCGTCGACAAGCTCGCGACCGCCTGACGGGCGCACCGAAACGGAGCAGGACATGACCACGATCCACGACTTCGCGTCCCGGATGGACGACCCGCGATCACGCAGGTTCGGGACGTTCTCCTACCTGCCGCCGCTCACCCGCGAGCAGGTGCGCCGACAGGTCGAGTACATGATCGGCAAGGGCTGGACGTGCTCCGTGGAGCACGTCGAGCCCTCGCGGGCGGTGGACACCTACTGGTACATGTGGAAGTTGCCGATGTTCGGTGAGCTCGATCCCGAGGTCGTCCTCACCGAGGCCGACCAGTGCCGAGACGCCCACCCCGGCGACCACGTCCGCCTGATCGGCTACGACGGGCGCCGCCAGACCCAGGGGCTGGCCCTCGTCGTCCACCGCGGCCAGGTCTGACCGCAGCCGGATCCGATGGCCGGGTCTGACCCGCGGAGCAGGATCCGGCGGCCGGGTCAGCCGGCCGGGGTGATGAGGCCGTAGTGGCCGTCGTAGCGGTGGTAGAGGGCGCAGCCTCGGTGGGTGCGCTCGTCCCGGAAGAAGACGAACGGCATCCCTGACTCCTCCAGCCGCTCGGTCGCCTCCTCCTCGGTGAGCGTGGGCGCGGGGATCGGGCTGACCGTCACCGGCGTCACCTCGGCGGCGACCCGATCCGGCCGGGGCTCCACCTGCGCCAGGCGGTAGCCGCCGTCCCCGGTGCGGTAGAGCACGCTGTCCTGGCCGGTGCCCTCCTCGGTGAACACGTGGAAGTCGTAGTCGAGCATGCCCATGTCGAACGCGGCCTCGTCGACGGTCAGCCGGGACGGGGTGAACGCCTTGTGCCGGATCACCTCGCGGTCCTCGACCGGGCGCGGGAAGTACGGTGGCCGCTCGCTCGGCGCCGTGGTGTGCCGCCACTCGTGCGGGTCCTCCGACGGGCGCTCGCCGCGGATGTCCTCCCAGTCGCCCGCAGCGCGGCGGATCCGTTCACGTAGCCGGTCGTGCACCTCGTCGGCGGCCTCGGTCATGGTCGGCCTCGCGACCTGGGCGCGGATCAGCCGCCCGTCCAGGTCGACGTTGACCTGGACCACGGCCGGCCGGGCCAGGGCCCGGTCCGCGAGGCGCGTCAGCCGGATGTTGGCGAACAGGACCGGGTCGCGGGCGTAGCGAAGGACCGCGTGGACGCGCTTGCGCGCGTACTCGATCTCGGCCTCGGTCACCTCACCCTGGGTGTGCACGGGAATGACGTCTTCGGAGAACGAGGTGGTCATGGTCTGCCGCCGATGCTGTCCGAGCAGCGTCTCGACCGCCACGTCGCGTGTGTTCGTCACCATCGGGTCGCTGCGAGTCTCCTACGCATCCGAGGCTGCTCGCGGCGCCGAGCTCTCGCCAGGGCCCAAGGTCCCCCGAGGTCGGGCGCGGCGACGGCTGGCCGGTCAGCCGGAGGCCGCGCGTGCGCGGGCGGCGGCGGCTGCTGCGGAGACGATGAGGCCCGCGTCGTCGAAGCGACGGAGGGTCACGGCGGCGCTCGACCTCGACTCGCGCATCGCGAGCACCAGCTCGTCGAGGAGCCACTCCAACGACGCAGCCCAGGTCGACGGGTCCGCCCCGGTCGTCCCCTCGGCGGCCACGACCGCACGAAGCGCCGCCCGGTGCTCGTCGAGCGCGGCCTCCCGGCGTACGCCGGAGCTGTCGTGCAGAAGCATGTCCAGCGTCGCCGGCAGCCGCCTGCCGTCCTCGGTCCGGACCACCCAGCGGGCCCCGAGCCCCGGCCGGTCGGGGTCGACGAGCACCAGGTCGGCGTAGCCGGAGACCACCCCGACCGGAGGAGCGTCCAGCTGGCCCGCGAGCGGCTCGGGCGTCGCCCGGCCGAGGGCGAGCCTCGCCCGCCGGCCCACGAGCGCGGCGGTGCCCACGATCTGGCCGGCTCGCAGGTCGGGTCGGGCCGGCGACGCCCGCAGGGCGTCGGCGTACTCCATGCAGAGCCGGTCGAGGACCCGTTGCAGCGCGTCGAGCTCCACCCGCTCGGTCGGGTCGGGTGGGCGTCCCCCGCCGAGGACGCGGCCCCATCGCCCGACGGCGCCGACGAGGACGTCGTCGAGCGCCTCGAGGTGGGTCGGCAGCAGACGGCCGGGCTCGCTGTCCGGCTCGGCCACGACCTCCGCCAAGGTGGCCGGCTCGCCGTGCGACGTCAGCCACTGGAAGCCGACGACGTCGTCGGTCTGGCGGATCGAGGCGCGCGTCATCCCTGCCTCAGCAGATCCGGGGCAGCTGCTCACCCAGCGGTCGGTCGATGACGCGAGTGGCGCCGAAGGCCGTACGACCGACCACCATGCCCGGGTGCTCGTCGACCACCGTCCCGATCACGGTGGCGTGCCGCCCGTGCTCGTCCGCCTGCATGGCGGCGACGACGTCGTCGAGGACGGCCGGGTCGACGAAGGCGACGAGCTTGCCCTCGTTGGCCACGTGCAACGGGTCCAGCCCGAGGAAGCCACAGGCCGCCGCGACGCCCTCGGGCACCGGCACCGAGGCCTCGTCGAGCCGTACGCCGATCCCGGCGGCCTCGGCGATCTCGCACAGCGTGCCGGCGAGACCGCCGCGAGTGGGGTCGCGCAGGGCGTGCACGCCACGGCCCGCGCCGCCGGGGCAGGCGGCGAGCATCGCCTGGACCAGTCCGGAGAGCGGCGCGGAGTCGGTGTCGATCCGGGTGCCGAACTCCAGGCCCTCGCGCACGCTGAGGATCGCGACCCCGTGCTCGCCGACCGGGCCGGAGACGACGACGACGTCGCCCGGCCGCGCGGCCTCGGGGCTCACGTCGACGCCGGGCGGGACGAGGCCGACGCCGCTGGTGTTGACGTAGAGACCGTCGGCGGCGCCGTGGCCGACGACCTTGGTGTCCCCGGTGACCAGCCGTACGTCGGCCCGCTTGGCCGCCCGCCCCATCGCCTCGGCGACCCGCCCGAGGACCTCGAGCTCGAGCCCCTCCTCGAGGATGAAACCGGCGGACAGACCGAGGGGCACGGCACCGCTCATCGCCAGGTCGTTGACCGTGCCGTTGACGGCGAGGTCGCCGATGCAGCCTCCGGGGAAGAAGAGCGGCTGCACGACGTAGGAGTCGGTCGTGAAGGCGAGCCGGGCCGACCCGGCGTCCAGCACCGCCGAGTCGCGGGGCGCCGCGGCGAGTCCGTCGGTCCCGAAGGCCGGCAGGAACAGGTGCTCGATGAGCTCGCTGGACAGCTTGCCGCCCCCGCCGTGGCCGAGGACGACGCGTTCGGTGTCGCGCAGCGGCAGCGGGCAGGTCCAGGCCAGCGGGTCGAGGATCTCAGCCACGGCTGGTCACCTCGACCGGGATCGTGAGGCGGCGGAAGTGGTAGTACGCCGCACACGCTCCCTCCGAGGAGACCATCGTCGCCCCCAGCGGAGTGCGCGGGGTGCACGCGGTCCCGAACGCCTCGCACTGGTGCGGCTTGATGAGCCCCTGGAGCACCTCGCCGGCCCGGCACAGCGGCGACTCCTCGACGGAGATGCCGTCGACACCGAAGCGGATCCCGGCGTCGAACTCGCGGTAGCGCTCGGAGAGCCGGAAGCCGGACTGCGGGATCACCCCGATCCCGCGCCACGAACGGTCGCACACCTCGAACACGTCGGCGATCACCGCCTGCGCCGCCCGGTTGCCCTCGGCGGTCACCGCGCGGGCGTAGGCGTTCTCGAGCCGGGCCTCGCCGTCCTCGAGCTGGTGGACGACTCGTCGGACGCCGTCGAGGATGTCCAGCGGCTCGAAGCCGGTCACGACGACGGGTACGTCGTAGCGCTCGACGATCGGCACGTACTCCGACGTCCCCATGACCGTGCAGACGTGGCCGGCGGCCAGGAAGCCCTGAACGCGGCAGGTGGGGGAGTCGAGGATCGCCGTCATCGCCGGCGGTACCAGGACGTGGCTGACGAGCATCGAGAAGTTGCGCAACCCGAGGCGGCGGGCGAGGACCACGGCCATCGCGTTGGGCGGGGCGGTGGTCTCGAAACCGACCGCGAAGAAGACCACCTCGCGCTCGGGGTTGGCCTCCGCGAGACGTACAGCATCCAGCGGCGAGTAGACGACGCGTACGTCGCCGCCGCGCGCCCGTACCTGGAACAGATCGTGCCGGCTGCCCGGCACGCGGAGCATGTCGCCGAAGGAGCAGAACACGACCTCCGGCCGCGCGGCGATCTCCAGCGCCTGGTCGATCATCTCCAGCGGCGTGACGCACACCGGGCAGCCGGGTCCGTGGATGAACTCCACACCCTCAGGCAGCAACTGGTCGATGCCGTGCCGGATGATCGAGTGGGTCTGCCCGCCGCAGACCTCCATGATCGCCCAGGGTCGGGTGACGGTCTGGTCGATCTCATCCAGCAGGTGACGGGCGAGCACCGGGTCGCGGAACTCGTCCAGGTACTTCACGGGGCCACCTCCCCCGCGCTCAGCGCCGCACCCGGCGGCCCGTCGGGCACGTCCGCCGCGCCGAGCTCCTCCTCGAGCACGCCGAGCTCCTCGAACAGCGCGAGCGTC
This window contains:
- the hypD gene encoding hydrogenase formation protein HypD gives rise to the protein MKYLDEFRDPVLARHLLDEIDQTVTRPWAIMEVCGGQTHSIIRHGIDQLLPEGVEFIHGPGCPVCVTPLEMIDQALEIAARPEVVFCSFGDMLRVPGSRHDLFQVRARGGDVRVVYSPLDAVRLAEANPEREVVFFAVGFETTAPPNAMAVVLARRLGLRNFSMLVSHVLVPPAMTAILDSPTCRVQGFLAAGHVCTVMGTSEYVPIVERYDVPVVVTGFEPLDILDGVRRVVHQLEDGEARLENAYARAVTAEGNRAAQAVIADVFEVCDRSWRGIGVIPQSGFRLSERYREFDAGIRFGVDGISVEESPLCRAGEVLQGLIKPHQCEAFGTACTPRTPLGATMVSSEGACAAYYHFRRLTIPVEVTSRG
- a CDS encoding ribulose bisphosphate carboxylase small subunit, translated to MTTIHDFASRMDDPRSRRFGTFSYLPPLTREQVRRQVEYMIGKGWTCSVEHVEPSRAVDTYWYMWKLPMFGELDPEVVLTEADQCRDAHPGDHVRLIGYDGRRQTQGLALVVHRGQV
- a CDS encoding HPF/RaiA family ribosome-associated protein, encoding MVTNTRDVAVETLLGQHRRQTMTTSFSEDVIPVHTQGEVTEAEIEYARKRVHAVLRYARDPVLFANIRLTRLADRALARPAVVQVNVDLDGRLIRAQVARPTMTEAADEVHDRLRERIRRAAGDWEDIRGERPSEDPHEWRHTTAPSERPPYFPRPVEDREVIRHKAFTPSRLTVDEAAFDMGMLDYDFHVFTEEGTGQDSVLYRTGDGGYRLAQVEPRPDRVAAEVTPVTVSPIPAPTLTEEEATERLEESGMPFVFFRDERTHRGCALYHRYDGHYGLITPAG
- a CDS encoding RuBisCO large subunit C-terminal-like domain-containing protein — translated: VWHIPALVSIFGDDSVLQFGGGTLGHPWGNAAGATANRVALEACVMARNEGRDLEKESREILTSAARHSPELAIAMETWKEVRFEYDVVDKLATA
- the hypE gene encoding hydrogenase expression/formation protein HypE — translated: MAEILDPLAWTCPLPLRDTERVVLGHGGGGKLSSELIEHLFLPAFGTDGLAAAPRDSAVLDAGSARLAFTTDSYVVQPLFFPGGCIGDLAVNGTVNDLAMSGAVPLGLSAGFILEEGLELEVLGRVAEAMGRAAKRADVRLVTGDTKVVGHGAADGLYVNTSGVGLVPPGVDVSPEAARPGDVVVVSGPVGEHGVAILSVREGLEFGTRIDTDSAPLSGLVQAMLAACPGGAGRGVHALRDPTRGGLAGTLCEIAEAAGIGVRLDEASVPVPEGVAAACGFLGLDPLHVANEGKLVAFVDPAVLDDVVAAMQADEHGRHATVIGTVVDEHPGMVVGRTAFGATRVIDRPLGEQLPRIC